One window of the Eucalyptus grandis isolate ANBG69807.140 chromosome 6, ASM1654582v1, whole genome shotgun sequence genome contains the following:
- the LOC104447812 gene encoding EPIDERMAL PATTERNING FACTOR-like protein 2, with the protein MGRIQEWVFCPRSGQTMVFLLLLFLWGSNQVTCVAEGRVISSKLTREEDEQEKAMLMKRMRSLIGSRPPTCKGKCSSCGHCEAVQVPFVPQQVHGPRRVRSARSHIASASTRATTAYYSRGDDISNYKPMAWKCKCGDMLFNP; encoded by the exons ATGGGGAGGATTCAAGAATGGGTATTTTGCCCCAGGAGTGGGCAAACAATGGTCTTTTTGCTTTTGCTCTTTCTGTGGGGTTCGAACCAAGTCACCTGTGTGGCTGAAG GTAGAGTCATCTCCTCCAAGCTGACG AGGGAAGAGGATGAACAAGAGAAGGCGATGTTGATGAAGAGAATGAGGTCGCTAATAGGGTCGAGGCCTCCGACGTGCAAGGGGAAGTGCAGCTCCTGCGGGCACTGTGAGGCCGTGCAAGTCCCCTTTGTTCCCCAACAAGTCCACGGCCCGAGAAGAGTCAGGAGTGCTCGTAGCCATATTGCTTCTGCATCCACCAGGGCCACGACTGCTTACTACTCGAGAGGCGATGACATCTCCAACTACAAGCCCATGGCCTGGAAGTGCAAATGCGGAGACATGCTTTTCAACCCTTGA